From one Oncorhynchus clarkii lewisi isolate Uvic-CL-2024 chromosome 6, UVic_Ocla_1.0, whole genome shotgun sequence genomic stretch:
- the LOC139411871 gene encoding epigen-like: protein MSGPKQTVRDSTTLVTVLLLLLLSTGIQSAKHSDKLQPTQWTLSPDLAEPKITTLPVNGSDVEEPRVLRMSRSCKNEDSDYCLNGQCMYPPDSDTPACTCDASYSGARCGLLVHQATLCKLATTEEVIAICVGVAMLVCCLAVGLYCCIKRRCEKQPLLYKTYGGSENSV, encoded by the exons ATGTCAGGACCAAAACAGACTGTGAGGG ACTCCACCACTCTGGTTAcagtgctcctcctcctcctcctctccacaggGATCCAGTCAGCAAAACATTCAGACAAACTTCAACCAACACAATGGACGCTCAGCCCGGACCTTGCAGAACCCAAAATCACCACGCTGCCTGTAAATG GTAGTGATGTGGAGGAACCTCGTGTTCTGAGGATGTCAAGATCCTGTAAAAATGAGGATTCTGACTACTGCCTGAACGGACAGTGCATGTACCCCCCTGACAGCGATACCCCTGCTTGCAc gtgtgATGCTTCCTATAGCGGCGCTCGCTGTGGTCTGTTGGTCCACCAGGCGACGCTGTGCAAGTTAGCCACAACAGAGGAGGTGATTGCCATCTGCGTGGGCGTGGCCATGTTAGTGTGTTGCCTAGCTGTCGGTCTCTACTGCTGCATCAAGAGAAG atGTGAAAAACAGCCCCTTCTCTACAAGACCTACGGTGGCTCGGAGAACTCAGTTTGA